One stretch of Bombina bombina isolate aBomBom1 chromosome 7, aBomBom1.pri, whole genome shotgun sequence DNA includes these proteins:
- the LOC128636557 gene encoding LOW QUALITY PROTEIN: small nuclear ribonucleoprotein F-like (The sequence of the model RefSeq protein was modified relative to this genomic sequence to represent the inferred CDS: inserted 1 base in 1 codon; substituted 1 base at 1 genomic stop codon) → MNLPLNPKHFLNGLTGKPVMAKLKWGMEFKGYLASVDGYMQLANTEYIDGALSGHLXDIIIXCNNVLYIRGVEEEEEDGEMREYVQIRLWFIY, encoded by the exons ATGAATTTACCCTTGAATCCCAAACACTTTCTCAATGGTCTCACTGGTAAACCAGTGATGGCGAAGCTAAAGTGGGGAATGGAATTCAAAGGCTACTTGGCTTCTGTAGATGGATACATGCAGCTTGCAAACACAGAATACATAGATGGTGCATTGTCAGGACACC GTGACATTATAATATGATGTAACAATGTGTTATATATACGCGGTgtagaagaggaggaagaagatggAGAGATGCGAGAATACGTTCAGATTCGCCTTTGGTTTATATATTGA